The Streptococcus oralis DNA window GAGCAAGGGGTAAATGCACGTGAAATCGAGGTTGGTCTCTTGGGCAACTACGATGTTAAGAGCACTTTGCCAGGTGAAGTGGTCAAGGATGTTGCCTTTTATGACTACGATGCCAAATATATCGATAACAAGATTACCATGGACATCCCAGCCAAGATTAGTGATGATGTAGTAGCTGTCATGCGTCATAATGCAGAAACAGCCTTCCGTGCGATTGGTGGACTTGGTCTATCTCGTTGTGATTTCTTCTATACAGATAAGGGCGAAATTTTCTTAAACGAGCTCAATACCATGCCAGGTTTTACCCAGTGGTCGATGTATCCACTACTTTGGGACAATATGGGAATCAGCTACCCAGAACTAATCGAGCATTTGGTTGACCTTGCTAAGCAAAGTTTTGACAAGCGCGAAGCGCATTTGCTATAAAAATGAAAGAGAGGGTAGAAGCCGGAACGATCACTGCATGGTGACTAGAGTTCTCGGACTTCAACCCTTTTTAAAGGAGTAGAAATGAAATTAACGATCCACGAAGTTGCCCAAGCTGTTGGAGCTAAAAATGATGTCAGCATCTTTGAGGACATCCAGCTAGAAAAGGCTGAGTTTGACAGTCGTTTGATTGGGACGGGAGATTTGTTTGTGCCACTTAAAGGTGCGCGTGACGGTCACGACTTTATCGAAACAGCTTTTGAAAATGGTGCAGTAGTAACCTTGTCTGAGAAAGAGGTTGCAAATCATCCCTACATTCTAGTAGATGACGTTTTGACTGCCTTTCAATCCCTAGCTGCCTACTATCTTGAAAAGACAGCTGTTGATGTCTTTGCAGTTACAGGTTCAAATGGTAAGACAACGACCAAGGATATGTTGGCGCATTTACTGTCAACAACCTACAAGACCTACAAAACGCAAGGCAATTACAATAACGAGATTGGTCTTCCCTATACGGTTCTCCATATGCCTGAGGAGACTGAAAAGTTGGTCTTGGAGATGGGGCAGGATCACTTGGGAGATATCCATCTCTTGTCTGAATTAGCTCATCCTAAGACAGCCATTGTGACCTTGGTTGGAGAGGCTCATTTGGCCTTTTTCAAAGACCGTTCGGAGATTGCTAAAGGGAAGATGCAAATTGCTGATGGTATGGCACCAGGTTCTTTGCTTTTGGCACCAGCCGACTCCATTGTAGAGGACTACTTGCCTACAGATAAAAAAGTGGTCTGTTTTGGGCCAGGAGCTGAGTTAGAAATCACAGACTTGATTGAGCGCAAGGATAGTCTGACCTTTAAGGCGAATTTCTTGGGACAAGCCCTCGATTTGCCAGTGACAGGTAAGTACAATGCCACCAATGCTATGATTGCTGCTTATGTGGCTCTACAAGAAGGAGTTTCAGAGGAGCAAATTCATCAGGCCTTCCAGAACCTAGAATTGACGCGTAACCGTACTGAGTGGAAGAAGGCAGCCAATGGAGCAGATATTCTGTCTGACGTATACAATGCCAATCCAACTGCTATGAAGTTGATTTTGGAGACATTCTCTGCCATTCCAGCCAACGAAGGAGGCAAGAAAATCGCAGTCTTGGCAGACATGAAGGAACTTGGTGACCAGTCTGTTCAGCTCCATAACCAGATGATTTTAAGCCTATCGCCAGATGTGCTGAATACCGTTATTTTCTATGGAGAAGACATTGCCGAATTGGCACAACTTGCCAGTCAAATGTTTCCAATCGGCCACGTTTTCTATTTTAAGAAAACAGCTGACGAGGACCAATTTGAAGACCTTGTCAAGCAAGTCAAGGAAAGCCTCGGTGCCAATGACCAAATTTTGCTTAAAGGCTCTAACTCCATGAATCTAGCCAAGTTGGTAGAAAGTTTAGAAAATGAATGCAAGTGATTTTACCAAGTATCTGCAAAGAATGTTAGCCATTACGGATACTGGATTAACCTTTACAAAAGATCCTTTCGACCGTGAGCGCTACGAGGACTTGCGAAGCCTGTTATCTGAAATGTTGAATCAGGTATCAGACCTCGATGCAGAAGAAGTGGCAGAAGTCTTGAAACCAACGTCCGCTTATGCAACTCCTCTGATGGACGTCCGTGCTTGGATTGTTGAGGATGAAAAAATCTGTTTAGTTAGAGGAAAAGGAGAGGATAGTTGGGCTTTGCCAGGTGGTTTTGGTGAAGTCGGCTATTCTCCAACCGAAAATATTCTTAAAGAAATTGAAGAAGAAACCGGTTTTACAGCAAAAGCTGAAAGGTTACTTGCAGTTTTTGATACCAATCGTTTCCAACTACAGAGCAAACAATATGCAAAGTTTGTCTTTGAATGTAAGCTTCTTGATGGACAATTTCAAGAGAATCAAGAAATTGCTGAGCTTCAATTTTTTGCCATTGACCAATTGCCAGTCTTATCTGAAAAACGCATCACCAAGGAGCAAATGGAGATTATTTGGCAAGTTTATAAAGGACAAAGAGACCAATATGTTGATTAGTTTATGCTAGAGAAGTTGACAAATCAAAAAAGGGTATCTACAAGGTGCATTTCTGCAATACAAATGATATAATAGGTTGCGAATTTAAGACGCAAGTATTCTATGCATGGCATAGAATCAAGTTTTTTCAAAAAATTTAAAAGCTGGGGGGAGTGAATTTTTTTTACTGCCTCTAGCTAGATGAACGAGGAATAGAATATGAATTTGTGGGATAAATTATTTACCACACAGATATCAGAACCGCCCCAGTTTGAACTCCACTGGTACATTGGTTTGTTATGTTTACTGGCTCTTACTTTCTATGCTTCTTATCGTTTTCGCGATAAAGTGGCTTACCAGCGTTTTATTCAGATCCTTCAGTCTGTTCAACTGATTGTTCTGTATAGCTGGTATTGGGGCAATCTCATGCCTCTGTCAGAAAGTTTGCCCTTCTATCATTGCCGTATCGCCATGTTTGTGATGCTCTTGATTCCAGGGACATCCAAGTACAAACAATACTTTGCCCTTTTAGGAACTTTTGGAGCAACAGCGGCACTGGCTTACCCACTCTTTGATCCCTACCCATTTCCACACGTGACCATTTTGTCTTTCATTATCGGACATGTTGCCCTTTTAGGAAATGCGCTTCTATACTTGTTTAGAAACTATGAGGCTTCCCTTCTTGATTTGAAGAATGTGGCGGTGATTACCTTTGCCTTAAATGGCTTGATATGGGTTGTCAATTTAGTTGTAGGTGGGGACTATGGATTTTTGAGTAAACCACCACTTGTTGGAAGTTTCGGCCAGCCCTTAAATTATCTCATTGTTTCGACTGTTATCGTGATAGCAATTCGCTTAACAGGGAAATTAGTAGAAAATTTTTTACAACAAAAATCGGAAGAATTTATTCAAGAGAAGATCTAAATGATCTTCTCTTTTTTGGATTTTTAAGAAACAAAAAGGAAATTGTGAACGTTAACTTCAAATAATCTCTTAGAAGAAGAATTTTTCTAGAATTTTCTCAAAAAACATGCAGGAATTTTATCAAAAACTAAGCACGATTGGATTTTTTGTGTTATAATATTCTTTGAATAGCTATGCCCAAACATAGTTATTAAATAGAAGTGAGAAACTTGGAAGACAGAGAGGATGCGATGTAATGACTAGAGATGGTTTTTTTACAGGCTTAGATATCGGAACTAGCTCGATTAAAGTGCTAGTAGCTGAGCATAGAGATGGCGAAGTAAATGTAATTGGTGTTAGTAATGCCAAAAGTAAAGGTGTCAAAGACGGAATTATTGTTGATATTGAAGCAGCTGCTTCAGCAATTAAATCTGCAATCACACAGGCAGAAGAGAAAGCGGGTATTTCTATTAAGTCTGTTAACGTTGGCCTTCCAGCAAACCTCTTGCAGGTTGAACCAACACAAGGAATGATTCCTGTAACTTCAGATACCAAAGAAATCACAGATCAAGATGTTGAAAATGTTGTCAAATCAGCTTTGACAAAGAGCATGACTCCTGACCGTGAAGTGATTACCTTTATTCCAGAAGAATTCATCGTGGATGGATTCCAAGGCATCCGTGACCCTCGTGGTATGATGGGTGTCCGCTTGGAAATGCGTGGTCTGCTTTACACAGGTCCTCGTACGATTCTACACAATCTTCGCAAGACGGTTGAGCGTGTAGGTATTCATGTTGATAACGTGATTATTTCACCTTTGGCAATCGTGAACTCCGTTCTCAATGAAGGTGAACGTGAATTTGGTGCGACTGTCATTGACATGGGTGGAGGTCAGACTACTGTAGCGACTATCCGCAACCAAGAATTGCAGTTCACTAACATCTACCAAGAAGGTGGAGATTACGTTACTAAAGACATCTCTAAAGTCTTGAAAACATCTCAAAAAATTGCAGAAAGTTTGAAACTGAACTATGGTGAAGCTTACGTTCCACTTGCAAGTAACGAAACTTTCCAAGTTGAAGTAATTGGTGAAGTAGAACCTGTTGAAGTAACAGAAAGCTATTTGGCAGAAATTATCTCAGCACGCATCAAACATATCTTTGACCAAATCAAACAAGAGTTGGAAAGAAGACACTTGTTAGATTTGCCAGGAGGTATCGTCCTTATCGGTGGAAATGCAATTTTGCCAGGAATTGTTGAATTAGCCCAAGAAGTATTTGGTGTTCGCGTAAAACTTTATGTACCAAATCAAGTTGGAATTCGCAACCCTGCATTTGCGCACGTGATTAGCTTGTCTGAGTTTGCTGGTAAATTGACTGAAGTCAATCTTCTTGCTCAAAAAGCAGTTAAAGGAGATGAATTCCTTCGTCAAAAACCAATCAACTTTGGCATTCCAAATCAACGTTTGAATCCAGTAGCGCAACCAAGTCCAACACAAGCAGCACCAGCTGAAACTGTGCAGGAAGCTCCAGTTGCTCCCAAGGAAGAATTCCAAGCAAGTTCTCAAAGTAAACCGAAGCTAACAGAACGTTTCCGTGGTTTGATCGGAAGCATGTTTGATGAATAAAAGAGGATAAGAAATTATGACATTTTCATTTGATACAGCAGCAGCTCAAGGCGCAGTTATTAAGGTAATTGGTGTCGGTGGTGGTGGTGGTAACGCCATCAACCGCATGGTTGACGAAGGTGTTGCTGGTGTAGAATTTATCGCAGCCAACACTGATGTACAAGCCCTTAGCAGTACGAAAGCAGAAACAGTTATCCAACTTGGTCCAAAATTGACTCGTGGTTTGGGTGCTGGAGGTCGTCCGGAAGTTGGACGTAAAGCTGCAGAAGAAAGTGAAGAAGCTTTGACGGAAGCTATCACTGGAGCGGACATGGTCTTTATCACTGCAGGTATGGGTGGTGGATCTGGTACAGGTGCAGCCCCTGTTATTGCACGTATCGCTAAAGATCTTGGTGCTCTTACAGTTGGTGTCGTGACACGTCCTTTCGGATTTGAAGGAAGCAAACGTGGTCAGTACGCTGTAGAAGGAATCAACGAACTTCGCGAGCATGTTGATACTTTGTTGATTATCTCTAACAACAACTTGCTTGAAATCGTTGATAAGAAAACCCCACTTCTTGAAGCTCTTAGCGAAGCAGATAACGTTCTTCGCCAAGGTGTTCAAGGGATCACTGACTTGATCACAAACCCAGGATTGATTAACCTTGACTTTGCTGATGTGAAAACTGTAATGGCAAATAAAGGAAATGCCCTTATGGGTATCGGTATCGGTAGTGGTGAAGAACGCGTTGTTGAAGCGGCTCGTAAAGCAATTTACTCTCCACTTCTTGAAACAACTATCGATGGTGCTGAGGATGTCATCGTCAACGTTACTGGTGGTCTTGACTTGACCTTGATTGAAGCAGAAGAAGCTTCAGAAATCGTCAACCAAGCAGCTGGCCAAGGTGTAAACATCTGGCTTGGAACATCAATTGACGAAAGCATGAAGGATGAAATCCGTGTTACTGTTGTAGCGACAGGTGTTCGTCAAGAGCGCGTGGAAAAAGTAGTTGGAGCTCGTAACAACCAACCAGTTGGACGTCCATCAACTAAAGCTCCTCAAGCACACACATTTGACCGTCAATTCGACTTGGAAGAAACAGCAGAATTGCCTAAATCAAGTCCTCGTCGTTTTGAAACAAACCAAGCGTCTGCTTTTGGAGACTGGGACTTGCGTCGCGAGTCTATTGTTCGCCAAACAGATCCTGTTGTTTCATCAGTAGAACGCTTCGAAACACCAGTTTCACAAGATGAAGATGAATTGGATACACCTCCATTCTTCAAAAATCGTTAATCAATGAATTTGAAAAAAAATACTGAATTAGTTTTTCAGCAAATAGCTGATGCTAGTCAAGAAGCCAACCGTGCTCTAGATGCTGTTTCAGTAATCGCAGTGACAAAGTATGTAGATGTACAAACAGCGGAAGCCTTGCTTCCGCTTGGTGTCCGTCATATAGGTGAAAATCGAGTTGATAAATTTTTAGAAAAATATCAGGCCTTGAAAGATTACCCAGTTACTTGGCATTTAATAGGAACACTACAGAGACGGAAAGTGAAAGAAGTAATCCCATTTGTGGATTACTTTCATGCTTTAGACTCCCTAAAGTTAGCCCAGGAAATTCAAAAGAGAACAGATCATGTTATCAAGTGTTTCTTGCAGGTCAATATTTCTGGGGAAGAAAGCAAGCATGGATTTTCAAAAGAAGAATTGCTAGAACTTTTGCCAGAATTGGCTAAGTTAGATCAGATTGAGTATGTTGGTTTAATGACCATGGCTCCTTTTGAGGCAGACAGTGATGAATTGAAAGAAATTTTCAAGGATACGCAGGCTCTGCAAGCAGAAATTAGAGAAAAACAAATCCCTAATATGCCGATGACAGAGCTAAGCATGGGAATGAGTCGTGATTTTAAAGAAGCGATTCAATTCGGCTCAACCTTTGTTCGAATCGGTACAGCATTTTTTAAATAGGAGAGAGCTATGTCTTTAAAAGATAGATTCGATAAATTTATAGATTATTTTACAGAAGACGGAGAAGAAACGACTAACTATGAGACTCAACAAGAGGAAACAGTTAGCCCAGCCATCTCATCTTCTAAAGAATTACCAGCACCTGCTCAGTCAGGATCAGCAAAAGATGCAAATATTACTCGTCTTCATGCGCGTCAGCAAGAATTGGCGATGCAAAGTCACCGTTCAGATGAGAAAGTGACGATTGACGTTCGCTATCCAAGAAAATATGAAGATGCAACTGAAATTGTAGATTTATTGGCTGGAAATGAAAGTATTTTGATTGATTTCCAATACATGACAGAAGTACAAGCCCGTCGTTGCCTTGATTACTTGGACGGAGCCCGTCATGTCTTGGCTGGAAATATGAAAAAAGTTGCGAGTACGATGTATCTATTGACTCCTGTCAACGTTATCGTGAATATTGAAGATATCAAACTTCCAGACGAATCACAAAGCGCTGAGTTTGGTTTTGATATTAAACGAAATAGAGCAAGATAATGATTTTCTTAATCCGTTTAATCCAAAATGCGGTTAGCATTTACTCCATCATTCTCGTTGCATTTGCTCTTCTTTCATGGTTTCCAAATGCCTATGAAAGCCAGCTAGGTCGCTTAGTTATCAGACTTGCTCGCCCAGTTATTGAGCCTCTTCGTAAGCTCAATCTACAATTTGCTGGTCTTGATTTTACGGTTTGGGCAGCGCTGATTCTGATTCAGTTTGTTGGAAATATCTTAACACGACTAGTCTTATTACTATGACAGCAAATCGAGCCATTTATCAGCATTTTTCCCAAGATGATATTCCCTTTATTGATAAGGGTTTAGAGTGGATCAAGCGGGTAGAAGATACCTATGCACCGGTACTTACTCCCTTTATCAATCCCCATCAGGAACAGATCTTGAGGGTGCTAGCTGGGACATATGGACTGGGTTGCCAAAGTAGTGGTGATATTCTTCCGACTGAGTCGGTTCGTGTTCTTCTCTATCCAGATTACTTTGAACCGGAGATATCAGACTTTGAAATGGCCTTGTTGGAAATTTGCTATCCGAGTAAGTTTGAGCAACTGAGTCATGGAAAAATATTGGGAACAATTATCAACCAACTAGGAATTGACCGTAAATTATTTGGTGATATCTTGGTAGATGAAAAGAGAGCACAGATTTTTGTCAATCGTGATTTCATTCCTCTTTTTCAGGATGGAATAAGAAAGATTGGCAGACTTCCTGTATCGCTGGAGGAATGTCCTTTTACCGATAGGATTTTGTCTAAAATTGATTATAGAGAACGAGAAATTTTAGTTTCGAGTTTTCGATTGGATGCCCTCTTATCAAGTGCCTTGAAATTATCTAGAAATCAAACT harbors:
- the ftsA gene encoding cell division protein FtsA — protein: MTRDGFFTGLDIGTSSIKVLVAEHRDGEVNVIGVSNAKSKGVKDGIIVDIEAAASAIKSAITQAEEKAGISIKSVNVGLPANLLQVEPTQGMIPVTSDTKEITDQDVENVVKSALTKSMTPDREVITFIPEEFIVDGFQGIRDPRGMMGVRLEMRGLLYTGPRTILHNLRKTVERVGIHVDNVIISPLAIVNSVLNEGEREFGATVIDMGGGQTTVATIRNQELQFTNIYQEGGDYVTKDISKVLKTSQKIAESLKLNYGEAYVPLASNETFQVEVIGEVEPVEVTESYLAEIISARIKHIFDQIKQELERRHLLDLPGGIVLIGGNAILPGIVELAQEVFGVRVKLYVPNQVGIRNPAFAHVISLSEFAGKLTEVNLLAQKAVKGDEFLRQKPINFGIPNQRLNPVAQPSPTQAAPAETVQEAPVAPKEEFQASSQSKPKLTERFRGLIGSMFDE
- a CDS encoding NUDIX hydrolase N-terminal domain-containing protein, whose product is MNASDFTKYLQRMLAITDTGLTFTKDPFDRERYEDLRSLLSEMLNQVSDLDAEEVAEVLKPTSAYATPLMDVRAWIVEDEKICLVRGKGEDSWALPGGFGEVGYSPTENILKEIEEETGFTAKAERLLAVFDTNRFQLQSKQYAKFVFECKLLDGQFQENQEIAELQFFAIDQLPVLSEKRITKEQMEIIWQVYKGQRDQYVD
- a CDS encoding cell division protein SepF yields the protein MSLKDRFDKFIDYFTEDGEETTNYETQQEETVSPAISSSKELPAPAQSGSAKDANITRLHARQQELAMQSHRSDEKVTIDVRYPRKYEDATEIVDLLAGNESILIDFQYMTEVQARRCLDYLDGARHVLAGNMKKVASTMYLLTPVNVIVNIEDIKLPDESQSAEFGFDIKRNRAR
- a CDS encoding RNA-binding protein, which codes for MTANRAIYQHFSQDDIPFIDKGLEWIKRVEDTYAPVLTPFINPHQEQILRVLAGTYGLGCQSSGDILPTESVRVLLYPDYFEPEISDFEMALLEICYPSKFEQLSHGKILGTIINQLGIDRKLFGDILVDEKRAQIFVNRDFIPLFQDGIRKIGRLPVSLEECPFTDRILSKIDYREREILVSSFRLDALLSSALKLSRNQTSQLIEKKSVQVNYHLVEKTDYQVAVGDLISVRKFGRLKIVKDNGQTKKDKKKLTVRLLLSK
- a CDS encoding YggT family protein, coding for MIFLIRLIQNAVSIYSIILVAFALLSWFPNAYESQLGRLVIRLARPVIEPLRKLNLQFAGLDFTVWAALILIQFVGNILTRLVLLL
- a CDS encoding UDP-N-acetylmuramoyl-tripeptide--D-alanyl-D-alanine ligase; amino-acid sequence: MKLTIHEVAQAVGAKNDVSIFEDIQLEKAEFDSRLIGTGDLFVPLKGARDGHDFIETAFENGAVVTLSEKEVANHPYILVDDVLTAFQSLAAYYLEKTAVDVFAVTGSNGKTTTKDMLAHLLSTTYKTYKTQGNYNNEIGLPYTVLHMPEETEKLVLEMGQDHLGDIHLLSELAHPKTAIVTLVGEAHLAFFKDRSEIAKGKMQIADGMAPGSLLLAPADSIVEDYLPTDKKVVCFGPGAELEITDLIERKDSLTFKANFLGQALDLPVTGKYNATNAMIAAYVALQEGVSEEQIHQAFQNLELTRNRTEWKKAANGADILSDVYNANPTAMKLILETFSAIPANEGGKKIAVLADMKELGDQSVQLHNQMILSLSPDVLNTVIFYGEDIAELAQLASQMFPIGHVFYFKKTADEDQFEDLVKQVKESLGANDQILLKGSNSMNLAKLVESLENECK
- the ftsZ gene encoding cell division protein FtsZ — its product is MTFSFDTAAAQGAVIKVIGVGGGGGNAINRMVDEGVAGVEFIAANTDVQALSSTKAETVIQLGPKLTRGLGAGGRPEVGRKAAEESEEALTEAITGADMVFITAGMGGGSGTGAAPVIARIAKDLGALTVGVVTRPFGFEGSKRGQYAVEGINELREHVDTLLIISNNNLLEIVDKKTPLLEALSEADNVLRQGVQGITDLITNPGLINLDFADVKTVMANKGNALMGIGIGSGEERVVEAARKAIYSPLLETTIDGAEDVIVNVTGGLDLTLIEAEEASEIVNQAAGQGVNIWLGTSIDESMKDEIRVTVVATGVRQERVEKVVGARNNQPVGRPSTKAPQAHTFDRQFDLEETAELPKSSPRRFETNQASAFGDWDLRRESIVRQTDPVVSSVERFETPVSQDEDELDTPPFFKNR
- a CDS encoding YggS family pyridoxal phosphate-dependent enzyme translates to MNLKKNTELVFQQIADASQEANRALDAVSVIAVTKYVDVQTAEALLPLGVRHIGENRVDKFLEKYQALKDYPVTWHLIGTLQRRKVKEVIPFVDYFHALDSLKLAQEIQKRTDHVIKCFLQVNISGEESKHGFSKEELLELLPELAKLDQIEYVGLMTMAPFEADSDELKEIFKDTQALQAEIREKQIPNMPMTELSMGMSRDFKEAIQFGSTFVRIGTAFFK
- a CDS encoding TIGR02206 family membrane protein, with amino-acid sequence MNLWDKLFTTQISEPPQFELHWYIGLLCLLALTFYASYRFRDKVAYQRFIQILQSVQLIVLYSWYWGNLMPLSESLPFYHCRIAMFVMLLIPGTSKYKQYFALLGTFGATAALAYPLFDPYPFPHVTILSFIIGHVALLGNALLYLFRNYEASLLDLKNVAVITFALNGLIWVVNLVVGGDYGFLSKPPLVGSFGQPLNYLIVSTVIVIAIRLTGKLVENFLQQKSEEFIQEKI